AATAGATTAACTCATAAAACTATTTGTTATTTTTAATTATATAAACAATAAACAGTAATATTTTATTTGCAATAAACTATCATTAAACACAAAAACGGGATAGATTTAAATTAACAAATGTTAAATACTAGAAGATAAACAGGAAATAATAATTTATAAAAACTTAAACTATTGTATTATAGCCTGTTGGATTAACTGCTGAATTTTAGTTCTAATATCCTTTTGACCAAGTAAATTATTATCCATACTTGGATAGGTTCTATTAGAAATAAATACATATATCAATCCTGATTCAGGATCCGCCCAGGCAAAAGTACCTGTGAACCCACTGTGACCAAAACTTTTATCAGAAACGCAGTTGCAAGTATTAAGAACTTTAGGGTCAAAAGATGGTTTATCTAAAATTAAAGCCCTTCTGTTATCTCTATTAATAAAATATGATTTGTTGAAGTTATCAAATGTATTTGATTTGAAAAATTTACGATTTCCATAAACACCTTTGTTTAAATATAACTGCATCATTTTAGCTACATCGTTGGCATTTCCAAAAAGCCCTGCATTTCCTGTAACACCTCCAAACATTGCCGCTGCCATATCATGAACATTTCCTTTCAATTTTTGATACCTATAATATTGATCATCCTCTGATGGAACTATACTATCTTTATGATATTTATTTAACGGAGTATACAGCAACTTATCAGCCCCTAAATAATTGGTGAAATTTTCAGCTAACAACACATCCATAGTCTTGTGGTAATGATTTTCTAATACTTTTTTAAATAGCAAAAAAGGCAAACCACTATACTTATAATCTCTTTTATCTCTTAGAGGCGTTATTTTAATTTCTTGATAAATACTATCTATATATTCATTTTTTAAAAACAAACTATCTGCAATTTTAACATCATAACCATTGCCTTTAACTTTAGTGTACCATTTTTTCATGGGTTGATGAGAAACACTATCTAAAGTTTTTAAATAAAAAGGAAGCCAAGCTTTTAATCCAGACTGATGCGCAAACATATCTATTACTAACAAATCACCTAGAGGACTGTCTTTATACATGGGCAACAAATCTCCTAAAGTATCATCTAAATGATAGACACCATCTTCAAAAGCCTTTAAATACAAGGGAAATGCTCCTAGTATTTTGGTTAACGATGCCAAGTCGTACATAGAGTTGTTATTTACTTTTTGTTTTTTTTCATAAGTATAATAACCATACGATTTTTCAAAAACAACCTTATTGTTTTTTGCTACCAAAACTTGTAATCCCGGAGACATTTTATCAGAAATCACATATTCTGCAATAGAATCAATTTTTGATAATTTAACGCTATCCATCCCCTCCTCTTCTGGAGTTCCATATTGCAACCTGTTGATGGATTTAGTAACTACTCCACTCCCAACACTAAATTGTTTAGATACAGAAACTGGTAATTTTCCTAAAAAAGGAAGAGCCCCAAATATCTGTTGTGCAGCTACAGATTGAAATACCGAATTGTTTTGATAAGCAACAATAACATTTGATATATTATTAAAACCATTTAGTTTTAGCAAAGCATAAGGACTTGCAAAAACTGTTAAAATTACCTTTTTGTGTTTTGCTATCTGATTGATTAAATAGATATCAGATTTAGAAATTTCATATGATTTCCATGGAGTCGCATCAGATTTATGCACACCTATAACAACAGTATTATACTTTTCTAATTTATTTTTATAGTTTGATTGATTTACCCCCTTTACAACTGAAACCGATTTGTATTTATCAATTGTTTTAACAAATTCACTACTACTTTCATCTCCAAGAGAAATAGAAGCTATACTCAAAGTATCTAATCTAGTTAAAGGCAAAAAATCATCATTATTTTTTACCAAAGTAATAGCGTTTTCTGCTATTTTTTTAAATAACAAATCATCCTTTTGGGTATGTATTCTTTGTTGAAGATTAGCCGTTTTCAATAATTCTAAATTATTTAAGCCCGTCCAATATTTAGCTTGTAAAACCTTTACAACAGAACTATCTAATCTAGTTTCAGACACCAAACCATCATTAATCGCTTTACGAATAGTAGCTATTCCTTTTTCAACATCTACAGGAATTAACAACATATCATTACCGGCTCTTAAAGCTTCTAAAGCCACACTATCAGCAGGCATATAATTTGCAACCCCTTTCATATTTAAAGCATCAGTAAAAACCAATCCTTTAAAACCTATTTTGTTTTTTAATAAATCTGTAATTACTCTTTTTGAAATTGAAGTAGGCCTACCTTTTTCCGTTTTTAAAGCAGGAACATCTAAATGAGCCACCATTACACTAGCTAAATTTGACTTTGCCAATTGTTTGTACGGATACATCTCAATGCTATCCAATCTATTGATATCAAAATTCACGACAGGCAGTGTCTTATGAGAATCTGCTGCTGTATCACCATGACCAGGAAAATGTTTGGCATTTGCTAAAACACCTACGCTCTGCATTCCTTTAATAAATGCTATAGATTTTTGAGTTACATTTTCTCTATCTTCTCCAAAAGAACGGTTCCCTATAATTGGATTTTTAGGATTTGTATTGATGTCTACCACTGGTGCAAAATTGATATGAACCCCAACTTCTTTACAATGAATCCCTATTTGCTTTCCTACTTGATATATCAGTGAATCGTTTTGAACAGCTCCTAAAGTCATGTTCCAAGGAAATGCAAATGATGGTTTGATACGCATAGACAATCCCCACTCTCCATCAAAACCAACTAGTAAAGGAACTTTACTTTTAGACTGATAATCGTTATACAGATTAACTTGTTTCTCAGGACTTCCTTGCATAAAAATTAATCCACCTACATGATACTGCTCAATTAAATCAGTAATTTCTTTCTTATGCAAATCGTCTTTATTGGAATATGCTTGTACCATAAACAGTTGACCTATTTTTTCATCTAAAGTCATTTTAGACAACAAGGTATCTACCCAAACTTTTTGAGCAAAACTATCTTTAGCCACTAAAGGTTCATCAACAGTTATACTTGTTTCATTTGAGTTTTGAGCAAATAAAGTCAGACCAAATGAAACAAATAGTAGAAAAGTATATTTCATAAAAGTGATTATCTAATTAAAAAAGCGAGCATGCCAACTTTGTTTTGCAGGCACTTCCCACATAGTATTAACTCCTTTAATAGAGTTTACCATATTATTGAATACTATGGTATCTGCATTTACTATACCAGATTTTGCTAAATGCGTAAAATCTGACATAGGCACAACTTTTATCTCATCACTTTCTTTATAAGCAATCGCCAATTTATTAAGCATATCTACCTTTAATTGTACTTGAATTTGCTGTACTAATTTTACAGAAGCATCTATAGAACACCCAGACACTTCTACAAAATCTTGATCTACTGCAATAATTAAAAATTGATCATACAAAATAGTAAAGCTACCACGAACATTTTCTCCATGTCTAGTCCATTGCTCTACAAAATCAGTAGTCATTTTATTAATTTTCTCTATTTCTTTCTCTTTAAACTTTCTATTTGATTGATATACCCAAACACGAGAAGTTTCTGGTAAAGTTTGATATGGAACGTACATAATTATTTTAATTTATTGTTTAAAGATTTTAGTCTAATATTGGTTAAAACCTTTTTAGTGTATAACGGAAAATCCGCATTCATAATCCAATTATAATAGCCTGGATTCTCAGCTAAAACCTCTAACACTGTTCTATTCTTATATTTTCCGAATGTAAAAATCTCTACATCATCATCATTAAACTGAATAAAACCTGCAAAATCTGCTCTTTTTTGATGAGAGGAATAACTACTTAATTCATTTACAGTTGTACCTATGTCGTCGTATTTTTCTATTTGAGCTAACAAAATTTCATAAGTAGCATTGGTATCTGCTTCGGCAGAGTGCGCCCCTTCTAAGTCTTTTCCACAATAAAATTGATATCCCGCACTTAATGTTCTTTGTTCCTTTTTATGGAAAATTGTTTGAACATCAACAAATTTTATATTTGTTAAATCAAAATCTACTTCTGCTCTTAACATTTCTTCAGCCAATAATGGAATATCAAATCTATTTGAATTAAACCCTGCTAAATCACATCCTTTAATCAACTCATAAACCTTAGGAGCTAATTCTTTAAAAGTAGGCTCGTTTGCTACTTTTTCATTTGTAATTCCATGAACCTCAGAAGCCCCTTTTGGTATCTCTACTTCAGGGTTCACCAACCAAGTTTTACTTTCTTTATTTCCATTAGGAAACACTTTAAGTATTGAGATTTCTACTATTCTATCTGATGCTATATTAACACCTGTTGTTTCCAAATCAAAAACAACAATTGGTCTATTTAGTTCTAAATTCATGTGATTATTATAAGGTAAGTAAATTTAAAAAAATCAATGAAAAGACTTAAATTTATAGACACTAATTCCTAAATTGTTTTAACTCATGTACAAACTCTTTACTTACGGTACATTACAAGATGAAACTGTGCAACAAATGCTTTTTAATAAAAAAATAAAAGGTATTCCCGATTCAATTATTGGGTTTGATAAAAAAGAAATAAATCTAGAAGGAAATATTTACCCAATACTAATCAAAAACCAAAAATCATTAGAAAAAATAAAAGGAACATGTTACAATTTATCTGAATCTGACATTCTTATTTGTGATGAATACGAGGGATGTGAATACAAAAGAATTACAACTAAATTAACCTCTGGAATTAAAGCTTGGGTTTATATCTCTTCCAAAGAATAAAACACACAAAAACACCGTTAAACGATAAAAAACACCCATTCAACGACACAAAACAACCATTCACCGAAAAACAAGAAGCATAAAACACAATAGATGTACATTTGAAATACAACAACTTTTTCATAGCAATCGCTTTATATTTTGAGATATATAAAGAGAGAAAAGGGTTTAGTTGAAACATAGCAACAAATTCTTCAACTAAACAAACAGTTACTTAACTGTAACAAAAACTCAAATGTATTACATACATTAAGCCTCAGATTTTTCTGAGGCTTTTTTTATCCCTAAAACTTTTAACCTAAATTCAACTAAACCTAAAAAAAACACCATTCATCGACATTAATCAACCAATGAACGAATACATTAAAATAAAACTTAACAACAGTCGTAATTTAGCAGCAACAACTTTTTCATAGCGATACTTCTAAGTAGGTTTGAATATTTAGAAGATTAATGTTTAGTTATTCTCATAGCAAACAATTACTTAACTAAACAAACTATTTCAAACGCAAAAGCCCTTTACTTTCGTAAAGGGCTTTTAAATTTATATATTATGAGAATTAAATATTTGCTTCTCCTAATTCTTTTAACTTTTCGGTATTCTCAGTCAACTTTAATTCATCAATAATTTTATGGATATCACCATCAATAATTTTTGACAAATCATATAGCGTTAAACCAATTCTATGTTCAGTTACACGACCTTGTGGATAGTTATAGGTTCTAATCTTTGCTGATCTATCTCCAGAACTTACCATTGTTTTTCTTTGAGCAGCATCAGCTTCTAATTTTTTTGCCAATTCCATTTCATAAATACGAGAACGCAACACCTTCATGGCCTTATCCTTATTCTTATGCTGAGATTTTTGATCCTGACATTGTGCTACAATTCCTGTAGGAATGTGAGTTAAACGTACGGCTGAATACGTAGTGTTTACCGATTGCCCCCCAGGTCCTGAAGAACAGAAATAATCTACACGTACATCTGCATTGTTAATTTGCACATCAAACTCTTCTGCTTCTGGTAAAACCATTACAGTTGCTGCCGAAGTATGTACACGTCCTTGTGTTTCAGTTTGTGGCACACGTTGTACACGGTGTACTCCAGACTCAAACTTTAAGTCTCCATAAACATCATCACCAGTTACACTAAAAATAACTTCTTTAAATCCTCCTGAAGTTCCTTCAGCTATATCTTCAACCTCTGTTTTCCAACCTCTAGAGGCTGCATACTTAGTATACATTCTGTACAAATCTCCTGCAAAAATACTTGCTTCATCACCACCCGTACCTGCTCTAATTTCTACAATAACATTTTTAGCATCTTCTGGATCCTTTGGAATCAACATAAATTTTATTTCCTCTTCTAACTGAGGAATTCTTTCAGTTCCTTCTTCCAACTCCATTTTTGCCATCTCTACCATTTCAGCATCAGACCCATCGGCTATAATTTCTTTGGCTTCAGTTATATTAGAAAGTAAATTTTCATATTCATTTCCTTTCTCTACGACTTTACTTAAGTCTTTATATTCTTTATTAAGTTTAGCGTAACGTTTTTGATCAGAAATAATATCTGGTTGAATAATCAAATCTGACACTTCATCAAAACGTTGCTTAACAATTCTTAACTTTTCTAACATGTTACATTTTTTGTAGAACGCAAAATTACAATTTAAAATTGAAATGCCGAAGTTTATTCACACACGTAAAGCAAGGAAAAGCATAAAAAAAAATCCCAAGACAAAAGTCTTGGGATTTAGTCGCACTAAATAAACTAAGATGTTAAGCTTATCGTAATCTATCTACAGATTTTACGAGATCTTCATCCTTCCTAATTGCCTTGTTCGCCATGACTAGCAAAACAATATTAACAATCGGAAAATAAATCCCAATACCTTTCTCAGAGATTTGAGTCTCTCCAGATAATGTTAGAGATAAATACATCAATACACTTAATAAATAGAAGTTGATCAGAATATTTAATCTGTTTACAACAAATTGATTTTGTCTTTTTTTATAGCTAAAAACAGCTACTAAAGACATCAATGCTGATAATACAAAAAACACTCCTACTGATTTTACAAGAACTGAGTTATACATAATAGTGTTTGTTAAAAACAAGCTAACACCATCATTTAGAGTAAAAAAAGAAAAAAAATTAGTCAATACTCCTGTAATAACAAATACAGATAACAAATATAATGTTTGAATTCTTTGAATCATACTCTCTTTAAATAACGATTACAAATTTACATTTTCTTTTTATTTATAAAGACTTTGTCTGCTAAAAAAAAAAGCTATATTTGTCTTACATAATTAAACATTTATAACAGAAACACTTACCTGTTATATTATTTCAATTTTAAAACAAACAATTTTCTCTTAAATACTATCTATTCCCATTTTAAGAGATTTTAATATTCATTATATACATTTTAAATGTTCGAAATTTCTCAATTAAAAGCAAAAACTCTTGCGGATTTACAAGAAATTGCAAAAACAATTGGATTAAAAAAAACAAGCCAACTAAAAAAGTTGGATTTGATTTACAAAATTCTAGATGAGCAAGCTGCTCACGAAGCTGCCAAGCAAGTCAATACTCAAAAACAAGCTGAAGAAAACAAACCAACTCCTGTTAAAAAAGCTAGAGTAGCTAGAAAACCTAAATCAACTCCTGTAACAACTCAAGAAACAGCTACAGAAGAAATAGTAGAAGAAAAAGAAGTTGTAAAAACAAAGGAAAGAAAACCTAGAGCTACAGAGAAAACTCAAGAAAAAAATCAAGAGAAACCTCAAAAGGCTCCAAGGAATAACCACAAAAACAACGAGGGTAAAAACACTGAGAACAAAGGAAATAATAATCCTAACCAGCCTCAAAACAACAACCCTAACAATCCTCCTAGAAACAATAAAAACAACCCTAGAAACAACAAAAACAACAAAGGTAAAAGTCTTAAAGACCCTAACTATGAGTTTGATGGTATTATAGAAAGTGAAGGAGTGTTAGAAATGATGCCAGATGGATATGGATTTTTAAGATCTTCTGACTACAACTACCTATCTTCTCCAGATGATGTTTATGTATCTCAATCTCAAATAAAATTATTTGGATTAAAAACAGGAGATACCGTAAAAGGAAATGTTAGACCTCCAAAAGAGGGAGAAAAATACTTTCCATTAATTAGGGTTTCAAAAATTAATGGATTATCACCTAAAGAAGTTAGAGATCGTGTTTCTTTTGAACACCTAACTCCCCTTTTCCCAGATGAAAAATTTAATTTATCTGGAGGTAGAAGCTCATTATCTACAAGAATTATGGATTTATTTGCCCCTATTGGAAAAGGGCAACGTGGTATGATTGTAGCTCAACCAAAAACAGGTAAAACAATGTTATTAAAAGACATTGCTAATGCCATTGCCTCTAATCACCCTGAGGTCTATCAATTAATTTTATTGATTGATGAAAGACCTGAAGAAGTTACAGACATGCAACGTAGTGTTCGTGGTGAAGTTGTTGCTTCTACTTTTGATGAACCAGCAGACAAACACGTTAAAGTAGCTAATATTGTTTTAGAAAAAGCAAAACGCTTAGTAGAATGTGGACATGATGTTGTGATTCTTTTAGATTCTATTACTCGTTTAGCAAGAGCATACAACACTGTAGCACCTGCATCTGGTAAAATACTATCTGGAGGTATTGACGCTAATGCTTTACACAAGCCTAAACGTTTCTTTGGAGCTGCGCGTAATATAGAAGGTGGTGGTTCTTTAACCATTATTGCTACAGCATTAACAGAAACAGGTTCTAAAATGGACGAAGTAATTTTTGAAGAATTCAAAGGTACTGGTAACATGGAACTACAACTAGAAAGAAACATTGCTAACAGACGTATCTACCCTGCTATTGATTTAATTAAATCTAGTACACGTAGAGATGATTTACTATTAGATGAAAAAACAGTACAGCGTATGTGGGTGTTAAGAAAATATCTTGCAGACATGAATCCTGTAGAAGCTATGGAGTTTATCAAGGACAGAATTAAATCCTCTAGAAACAATGAGGAATTTTTAATCTCTATGAACGGATAACACAACTTTACATAGACATAACAAAACAGCCTAAAAGCACCAGCTTTTAGGCTGTTTTGTTTTACTAGACATAATCTAAACAAGCATCATATTCATAAGCAATAGTTTATCAAAGTCATAAAATGAAAGTTAAGTTTGTTCTTATTATTACTAACATTAAACACTTTTATTATGAAAAAAATTAC
Above is a genomic segment from Wenyingzhuangia fucanilytica containing:
- a CDS encoding glycoside hydrolase family 3 N-terminal domain-containing protein, translating into MKYTFLLFVSFGLTLFAQNSNETSITVDEPLVAKDSFAQKVWVDTLLSKMTLDEKIGQLFMVQAYSNKDDLHKKEITDLIEQYHVGGLIFMQGSPEKQVNLYNDYQSKSKVPLLVGFDGEWGLSMRIKPSFAFPWNMTLGAVQNDSLIYQVGKQIGIHCKEVGVHINFAPVVDINTNPKNPIIGNRSFGEDRENVTQKSIAFIKGMQSVGVLANAKHFPGHGDTAADSHKTLPVVNFDINRLDSIEMYPYKQLAKSNLASVMVAHLDVPALKTEKGRPTSISKRVITDLLKNKIGFKGLVFTDALNMKGVANYMPADSVALEALRAGNDMLLIPVDVEKGIATIRKAINDGLVSETRLDSSVVKVLQAKYWTGLNNLELLKTANLQQRIHTQKDDLLFKKIAENAITLVKNNDDFLPLTRLDTLSIASISLGDESSSEFVKTIDKYKSVSVVKGVNQSNYKNKLEKYNTVVIGVHKSDATPWKSYEISKSDIYLINQIAKHKKVILTVFASPYALLKLNGFNNISNVIVAYQNNSVFQSVAAQQIFGALPFLGKLPVSVSKQFSVGSGVVTKSINRLQYGTPEEEGMDSVKLSKIDSIAEYVISDKMSPGLQVLVAKNNKVVFEKSYGYYTYEKKQKVNNNSMYDLASLTKILGAFPLYLKAFEDGVYHLDDTLGDLLPMYKDSPLGDLLVIDMFAHQSGLKAWLPFYLKTLDSVSHQPMKKWYTKVKGNGYDVKIADSLFLKNEYIDSIYQEIKITPLRDKRDYKYSGLPFLLFKKVLENHYHKTMDVLLAENFTNYLGADKLLYTPLNKYHKDSIVPSEDDQYYRYQKLKGNVHDMAAAMFGGVTGNAGLFGNANDVAKMMQLYLNKGVYGNRKFFKSNTFDNFNKSYFINRDNRRALILDKPSFDPKVLNTCNCVSDKSFGHSGFTGTFAWADPESGLIYVFISNRTYPSMDNNLLGQKDIRTKIQQLIQQAIIQ
- a CDS encoding ABC transporter ATPase, whose protein sequence is MYVPYQTLPETSRVWVYQSNRKFKEKEIEKINKMTTDFVEQWTRHGENVRGSFTILYDQFLIIAVDQDFVEVSGCSIDASVKLVQQIQVQLKVDMLNKLAIAYKESDEIKVVPMSDFTHLAKSGIVNADTIVFNNMVNSIKGVNTMWEVPAKQSWHARFFN
- a CDS encoding 3'-5' exonuclease, yielding MNLELNRPIVVFDLETTGVNIASDRIVEISILKVFPNGNKESKTWLVNPEVEIPKGASEVHGITNEKVANEPTFKELAPKVYELIKGCDLAGFNSNRFDIPLLAEEMLRAEVDFDLTNIKFVDVQTIFHKKEQRTLSAGYQFYCGKDLEGAHSAEADTNATYEILLAQIEKYDDIGTTVNELSSYSSHQKRADFAGFIQFNDDDVEIFTFGKYKNRTVLEVLAENPGYYNWIMNADFPLYTKKVLTNIRLKSLNNKLK
- a CDS encoding gamma-glutamylcyclotransferase family protein, with the translated sequence MYKLFTYGTLQDETVQQMLFNKKIKGIPDSIIGFDKKEINLEGNIYPILIKNQKSLEKIKGTCYNLSESDILICDEYEGCEYKRITTKLTSGIKAWVYISSKE
- the prfA gene encoding peptide chain release factor 1 — encoded protein: MLEKLRIVKQRFDEVSDLIIQPDIISDQKRYAKLNKEYKDLSKVVEKGNEYENLLSNITEAKEIIADGSDAEMVEMAKMELEEGTERIPQLEEEIKFMLIPKDPEDAKNVIVEIRAGTGGDEASIFAGDLYRMYTKYAASRGWKTEVEDIAEGTSGGFKEVIFSVTGDDVYGDLKFESGVHRVQRVPQTETQGRVHTSAATVMVLPEAEEFDVQINNADVRVDYFCSSGPGGQSVNTTYSAVRLTHIPTGIVAQCQDQKSQHKNKDKAMKVLRSRIYEMELAKKLEADAAQRKTMVSSGDRSAKIRTYNYPQGRVTEHRIGLTLYDLSKIIDGDIHKIIDELKLTENTEKLKELGEANI
- a CDS encoding DUF4293 domain-containing protein, which translates into the protein MIQRIQTLYLLSVFVITGVLTNFFSFFTLNDGVSLFLTNTIMYNSVLVKSVGVFFVLSALMSLVAVFSYKKRQNQFVVNRLNILINFYLLSVLMYLSLTLSGETQISEKGIGIYFPIVNIVLLVMANKAIRKDEDLVKSVDRLR
- the rho gene encoding transcription termination factor Rho, translated to MFEISQLKAKTLADLQEIAKTIGLKKTSQLKKLDLIYKILDEQAAHEAAKQVNTQKQAEENKPTPVKKARVARKPKSTPVTTQETATEEIVEEKEVVKTKERKPRATEKTQEKNQEKPQKAPRNNHKNNEGKNTENKGNNNPNQPQNNNPNNPPRNNKNNPRNNKNNKGKSLKDPNYEFDGIIESEGVLEMMPDGYGFLRSSDYNYLSSPDDVYVSQSQIKLFGLKTGDTVKGNVRPPKEGEKYFPLIRVSKINGLSPKEVRDRVSFEHLTPLFPDEKFNLSGGRSSLSTRIMDLFAPIGKGQRGMIVAQPKTGKTMLLKDIANAIASNHPEVYQLILLIDERPEEVTDMQRSVRGEVVASTFDEPADKHVKVANIVLEKAKRLVECGHDVVILLDSITRLARAYNTVAPASGKILSGGIDANALHKPKRFFGAARNIEGGGSLTIIATALTETGSKMDEVIFEEFKGTGNMELQLERNIANRRIYPAIDLIKSSTRRDDLLLDEKTVQRMWVLRKYLADMNPVEAMEFIKDRIKSSRNNEEFLISMNG